The following nucleotide sequence is from Peribacillus sp. ACCC06369.
TTTTTCCAGTCCGCCCTGAAAAGATCGGCTGCTTAAAAACCCAGGGAGTCCAAAGATGTGATCACCATGCAAATGGGTGATGAAAATTTTTTCGATCTTTCGCGGTTTGACTGCCGTTTTTAAAATTTGATGCTGCGTCGCTTCACCACAATCAAATAACCAAACCTTCCCCCGCTCTTCCAATAATTGAAGAGCGATTGACGTCACATTACGCGCTTTAGCCGGAACGCCAGCGCCTGTACCCAATAAAACAAAATCCACGATACTACCTCCGTTGCAAATACTTTATGACTTAACTATAGCATAACCAAGGTGCTCTTTCATTTATGGTCCATTAAAACTGAAACCAAATTAATCTTTTAATGAAATATGAGAAAAAATGCGCAAATTGATTGCTTTGAGGGAAAGCTAAACGTAAAATTAGAAATTGGTACACATTCGGGAATTCCAACTTTATAGACAGATTTAAGGGAAAGTTGAGGTTTTAACATGACAGAAAACAATAAACCCACAGCATTGATCATGATTTTTGGTGCTACCGGAGATTTAGCGAAAAGGAAATTGTTTCCTTCCATATATCGACTATTTCAAAAAGAGAAAATCAATAAATTCGCTGTCGTTGGAGTAGCAAGGAGACCATTGACGAACGAGGAGTTTCAAACAAGTGTCAAGGACTCCATACTTACGTTCGGACATGCGGAAGAAAAGGTAGACGAATTCATTTCCCATTTCCATTATCACTCCCATGACGTAACTAGCTCGGAATCATACCTTCAGTTAAAAGACATTGCCGAAAAATTAGACGGACAATATCAATTAGAAGGAAACCGGATCTTTTATTTAGCGATGGCACCCGAGTTTTTCGGAACGATTGCCGAACAGATTAAAGCTCAAGGCCTGACTAACTCGAATGGATACAAGCGCCTGGTCATAGAAAAGCCATTTGGACACAGTTTCGAAACCGCACAAAAATTGAATGAGCAGATTCGGACTGCCTTCGCTGAAGATGAAATCTACCGTATCGATCATTATTTAGGAAAAGAAATGGTTCAAAATATTGAGGTCATACGTTTTTCAAATGCCCTTTTCGAACCGCTTTGGAATAACAGATATATATCTAACATCCAGGTTACTTCAAGCGAAACACTTGGCGTTGAAGAACGTGGGCGTTATTATGAAACTAGCGGTGCCCTAAGGGATATGGTCCAAAACCATCTGCTGCAAATGGTTGCCTTGCTTGCCATGGAGCCCCCAATCGCTTTGACAACCGAAGAGATCCGAAGCGAAAAAGTGCGGGCTTTGCGTTCACTTCGCCCAATGAAAGTGGAAGAAGTCGATCAATACTTCGTCCGCGGCCAATATGGTGAAGGAACGGTAGACGGTCAAACACTTCCGGCATACCGCAATGAACATAACGTAAATCCCGAATCCAACACAGAGACCTATGTTGCGGGCAAATTGATGATAGATAACTTCCGTTGGGCCGGTGTACCTTTTTATATCCGTACCGGTAAGAGAATGGATGTCAAATCAACGAATATCGTTGTTCAATTCAAAGATATCCCAATGAATTTGTATTATAAAACGGAAGAAACGTTGAACCCGAATCTTCTCGTAATCCATATCCAGCCAGACGAAGGCATCACACTATACTTAAATGTCAAGAAATCCGGGACGACATCCAATACAAAGCCAGTGAAGCTGACCGTATCCAACAAAGGGATCGAACACATCAATTCTCCCGAGGCGTATGAAAAGCTATTGTTTGATAGTATGCGCGGCGATGCTACAAACTTTACGCACTGGGACGAGGTTGCCCTCTCATGGAAGTTCGTCGATACCATTTCCAATGCATGGGAGAATACTAAAGAAGAGTCTTTCCCTAACTATGAAGCAGGATCCACAGGTCCACTTGCATCCGATGAACTCCTGGAAAAGGATGGGCATATTTGGTGGCAAATCAAGAAAAACAAAAATAATGATGATTGATTAAATAAAGAAGGGATACAGATTTGAATCTGTATCCCTTCTTCATTCATGAAACACTCTTCCTGACCAATTTCTTCCTGATAATACGAAGCATTTCCTTGGGCTTGGACATTGCTTCATCCATTTCTGAATTAAGCCAAAATGAAACACCAAATTCTAAGGCAATGAAAAATAAAAAAATGGCTACAGCCAACCAGATGATGAACATCTGTCATCCGCTCCTTCTCTCTCTTATCTGCCTACTGTATCCTACGGTTCGTCCATGGCTCTTCATGTTTATATTTCTTTTTCCGCAGGTGTTTAAACCTAAAAGGCCTGGATGAATGACATCCATCATACTACCATTTCCATAAAAAAGGTAAATCAATTAGCACTATTTACAATTAGTTCATTTTTACCATTTTGACCCTTTTATTCTCTTTATAAAAAAAGAATGCTGAGGTCTTGCTGAGGTTACACTAGAGAAGGTGATATTAAGGCACCACTAACTTCGATGTGGAGGGATTAAACGATGGACATTCGTGAAGGATTAATTCCAACAGCCTTGGGCACAGCCGTGACAGCTGCGGGCTATGCAATGAAGCAGAACAGGCGCTCAAACAAAATGGTAGCTAATACGGTCTTTGGTTTCGGTTTGGCACATGTTGTATTAGGGGTCATTGACCTTGTAGAGCATCGGAGATAGTAAAAGAGAGGGCGCATTGGGGCGCCCTCTCTTTTTCTGTACATAAAAGTTCCTTCAATCGATGAATACAAAAAAAGCCGGCTTGAAAGGAAATTTCCTTATAAGCCGGCTTGAACTTTTTATTTTTCCATCCATTCGGTATGGAACGTTCCCTCTTTATCAATGCGTTGATAAGTATGAGCTCCAAAATAGTCACGTTGAGCTTGAATTAGGTTAGCTGGCAGCGTTTCTGTACGATAGCTGTCGAAATAAGCAAGAGCTGATGACAAGCAAGGAACCGGAATTCCGTTCATCACTGCCGTTGACACTACTTCACGTAAAGCTCCTTGATAGCTTTCAACGATTCCTTGGAAATAAGGATCTAGAAGAAGGTTGTTCAAGTTCGCTTCACGATCGTACGCTTCCTTGATTTTTTGTAGGAATTGTGCACGGATGATACAGCCGCCACGGAAAATCATCGCGATTTCCCCATATTGCAAGTTCCAGTCATTTTCTTCTGATGCTGCTTTCATTTG
It contains:
- a CDS encoding asparagine synthase gives rise to the protein MDIREGLIPTALGTAVTAAGYAMKQNRRSNKMVANTVFGFGLAHVVLGVIDLVEHRR
- the zwf gene encoding glucose-6-phosphate dehydrogenase — protein: MTENNKPTALIMIFGATGDLAKRKLFPSIYRLFQKEKINKFAVVGVARRPLTNEEFQTSVKDSILTFGHAEEKVDEFISHFHYHSHDVTSSESYLQLKDIAEKLDGQYQLEGNRIFYLAMAPEFFGTIAEQIKAQGLTNSNGYKRLVIEKPFGHSFETAQKLNEQIRTAFAEDEIYRIDHYLGKEMVQNIEVIRFSNALFEPLWNNRYISNIQVTSSETLGVEERGRYYETSGALRDMVQNHLLQMVALLAMEPPIALTTEEIRSEKVRALRSLRPMKVEEVDQYFVRGQYGEGTVDGQTLPAYRNEHNVNPESNTETYVAGKLMIDNFRWAGVPFYIRTGKRMDVKSTNIVVQFKDIPMNLYYKTEETLNPNLLVIHIQPDEGITLYLNVKKSGTTSNTKPVKLTVSNKGIEHINSPEAYEKLLFDSMRGDATNFTHWDEVALSWKFVDTISNAWENTKEESFPNYEAGSTGPLASDELLEKDGHIWWQIKKNKNNDD